The following coding sequences lie in one Desulfonatronum thiodismutans genomic window:
- the cysK gene encoding cysteine synthase A, giving the protein MARIYDDNSLSIGNTPLVRLQRIIPNKKVTVLAKVEGRNPAYSVKCRIGASMIWDAEKRGLLGPNTEIIEPTSGNTGIALAYVCAAKGYKLTLTMPETMSVERRRVLAAFGAKLILTPGPEGMKGAVARAEALAAEDPQRWFLPQQFMNPANPAIHEVTTGPEIWNDTDGEIDVLVSGVGTGGTISGISRFIKHQKGKEILSVAVEPKESPVISQTLAGEELKPGPHKIQGIGAGFIPKTLDLSVVDRVETVESMEAVEFARRLALEEGLLCGISCGAAVAAAARLSTQPEFEGKTMVVILPDAGERYLSTVLFEGTG; this is encoded by the coding sequence ATGGCCCGCATTTATGACGACAATTCCTTGTCCATCGGCAATACGCCCCTGGTCCGGCTGCAACGGATCATCCCCAACAAGAAGGTCACGGTTCTGGCCAAGGTCGAGGGCCGTAACCCGGCCTATTCGGTCAAATGCCGCATCGGCGCGTCCATGATCTGGGACGCGGAGAAGCGCGGCCTGCTGGGACCAAACACGGAAATCATCGAGCCCACCAGCGGCAACACCGGCATCGCCCTGGCCTACGTCTGCGCGGCCAAGGGCTACAAGCTGACTCTGACCATGCCCGAGACCATGAGCGTAGAGCGACGGCGGGTTCTGGCCGCGTTCGGCGCGAAGCTGATCCTGACCCCGGGGCCGGAAGGCATGAAGGGAGCCGTGGCCCGGGCCGAAGCCCTGGCCGCGGAAGATCCCCAGCGCTGGTTTCTGCCGCAACAGTTCATGAACCCGGCCAATCCGGCCATTCACGAGGTCACCACCGGGCCGGAAATCTGGAACGATACAGACGGAGAGATCGACGTCCTGGTCTCCGGCGTGGGTACCGGCGGAACCATCAGCGGCATCTCCCGGTTCATCAAGCACCAGAAAGGCAAGGAAATCCTATCCGTGGCCGTGGAGCCCAAGGAAAGCCCGGTGATTTCCCAGACCCTGGCCGGGGAGGAACTCAAGCCCGGCCCGCACAAAATCCAGGGCATCGGCGCGGGATTCATCCCCAAGACCCTGGACCTGTCCGTGGTGGACAGGGTGGAAACGGTGGAAAGCATGGAAGCCGTGGAATTCGCCCGCCGCCTGGCCCTGGAAGAAGGCCTGCTCTGCGGCATCTCCTGCGGCGCCGCCGTGGCCGCCGCGGCCCGCCTGTCCACCCAGCCGGAATTCGAAGGCAAAACCATGGTGGTTATTCTGCCCGATGCCGGAGAGCGGTATCTGTCCACCGTACTGTTCGAGGGCACCGGTTAG
- a CDS encoding O-acetylhomoserine aminocarboxypropyltransferase/cysteine synthase family protein, producing the protein MNGLETIALHAGQLPDPTTGARAVPIYQTTSYVFRDSAHAANLFALKEFGNIYTRIMNPTTDVFEKRVAALEGGTGALAAASGMAAITYALLTITQVGDEIVAGDNLYGGTYQLFHHTMPKLGRAVRFVDADDVEAFRAAITEKTRALYIETIGNPKLDVPDFEALAQVAHDAGIPLIVDNTVGVGLFRPFDHGADIIVSSATKYIGGHGTSIGGVIVDSGKFAWNNGKFPEFTEPDPGYHGLVYWDALGNVPGLGNVAFILKARVTWLRDTGAALSPFNAHQFLIGLETLTLRQQRHSQNALEMARWLTTHPAVAWVNYPGLPDSPNHAMAARYLKKGFGGILGFGIKGGAQAATRFIDSVQLLSHLANIGDAKTLVIHPASTTHQQLTAEEQAATGVTQDYIRLSVGLEHVDDLKADMDQALRKATN; encoded by the coding sequence ATGAATGGACTGGAAACCATCGCCCTACACGCCGGGCAGCTACCGGACCCGACCACCGGGGCCCGGGCCGTGCCGATTTACCAAACCACCTCCTACGTGTTCCGGGACAGCGCCCACGCCGCGAACCTGTTCGCGCTCAAGGAGTTCGGGAACATCTACACCCGGATCATGAATCCCACCACGGACGTGTTCGAGAAGCGCGTCGCGGCCCTGGAGGGCGGTACCGGGGCCCTGGCCGCGGCCTCGGGCATGGCGGCCATCACCTACGCCCTGCTGACCATCACCCAGGTCGGCGACGAAATCGTGGCCGGGGACAACCTCTACGGCGGAACCTATCAGCTCTTTCACCACACCATGCCCAAGCTGGGCCGGGCCGTGCGCTTCGTGGACGCCGACGACGTGGAGGCGTTTCGGGCGGCGATCACCGAAAAGACGCGGGCCCTGTACATTGAGACCATCGGCAATCCCAAGCTGGACGTGCCGGATTTCGAGGCCCTGGCCCAGGTGGCCCACGACGCCGGAATCCCGCTGATCGTGGACAATACCGTGGGCGTCGGCCTGTTCCGGCCCTTTGATCACGGCGCGGACATCATCGTGTCCTCGGCCACCAAGTACATCGGCGGCCACGGGACCTCCATCGGCGGGGTAATCGTGGATTCCGGCAAGTTCGCCTGGAACAACGGCAAGTTTCCGGAATTCACCGAGCCGGATCCCGGCTATCACGGGCTGGTCTACTGGGACGCCCTGGGCAACGTTCCGGGCCTGGGCAACGTGGCTTTCATCCTCAAGGCCCGGGTCACCTGGCTGCGGGACACCGGGGCGGCGCTGAGCCCCTTCAACGCGCACCAGTTCCTGATCGGCCTGGAAACCCTGACCCTCCGTCAGCAACGGCACTCCCAGAACGCCCTGGAAATGGCCCGCTGGCTGACCACGCATCCCGCAGTGGCCTGGGTCAACTACCCCGGCCTGCCGGACAGCCCGAACCACGCCATGGCCGCCAGATATCTCAAGAAGGGCTTCGGAGGCATCCTCGGTTTCGGGATCAAGGGCGGCGCGCAGGCCGCGACGCGGTTCATCGACTCGGTCCAGTTGCTCTCGCATCTGGCCAACATCGGCGACGCCAAGACCCTGGTCATCCATCCGGCCTCCACCACGCACCAGCAATTGACCGCCGAGGAGCAGGCCGCCACCGGGGTGACCCAGGACTACATCCGCTTGTCCGTAGGGTTGGAGCACGTGGACGACCTCAAGGCGGACATGGATCAGGCCCTGCGCAAGGCTACCAATTGA
- a CDS encoding RrF2 family transcriptional regulator: MKIPTKIRYGLRFLLDVAQHGDQGVVTLREASRRQDISQKYLWQVVAPLKSAGLITSERGKDGGFRLARDPGDVTIRDVYTAIEGDCALVGCLSGPETCPRHEHCEVRDVWDEISQGLGDLMNGITLKIILERERKRRTAQGPDYNI; this comes from the coding sequence ATGAAAATCCCAACGAAAATTCGGTACGGACTGCGCTTCCTACTGGACGTGGCCCAGCACGGCGACCAGGGCGTGGTCACTTTGCGTGAGGCGTCGCGGCGGCAGGATATTTCCCAGAAGTACCTCTGGCAGGTGGTGGCACCCTTGAAGTCCGCGGGATTGATCACTTCCGAACGCGGCAAGGACGGAGGGTTCCGGCTGGCCCGCGATCCCGGCGATGTGACGATTCGGGACGTGTACACGGCCATTGAGGGAGACTGCGCCTTGGTGGGGTGTCTGTCCGGGCCTGAGACCTGCCCGCGCCACGAGCACTGTGAAGTCCGCGATGTCTGGGATGAAATCAGCCAAGGCCTGGGGGATCTGATGAACGGGATCACCCTGAAAATAATTCTGGAGCGGGAAAGGAAGCGGCGAACCGCCCAGGGACCGGATTACAACATCTGA